Proteins from one Catenuloplanes atrovinosus genomic window:
- the proC gene encoding pyrroline-5-carboxylate reductase, with protein sequence MSGRIVAVLGAGTMGELVLAGLLRGGHPADRALASARRPARAEELRAAHGVRVVDNATAAAEAEVLVIGVKPQDADALLREAAPHVRPGTLVVSLCAGLTTEFFARRLPEGTPVVRVMTNTPALAGAAISAISPGAHATDEHVTLAEELFRPLGAVLRVPENQQDAVTAVSGSGPAYVFLFVEAMIEAGVHLGLPRRTARELAVQTALGSATMLRDSGEHPVTLREAVTSPAGTTAAALAELERHGLRAAVLDALAAARDRAIALAAQNT encoded by the coding sequence GTGAGCGGGCGGATCGTCGCGGTCCTGGGCGCCGGCACGATGGGCGAACTGGTACTGGCCGGGCTGCTGCGCGGCGGGCACCCGGCGGACCGGGCGCTGGCCTCCGCGCGCCGCCCCGCCCGCGCGGAGGAACTGCGCGCCGCGCACGGCGTCCGGGTGGTGGACAACGCGACCGCCGCGGCCGAGGCCGAGGTGCTGGTGATCGGCGTCAAGCCGCAGGACGCGGACGCGCTGCTGCGCGAGGCCGCCCCGCACGTGCGCCCCGGCACGCTGGTCGTCTCGCTCTGCGCGGGCCTGACCACCGAGTTCTTCGCGCGCCGGCTGCCCGAGGGCACGCCCGTGGTGCGCGTCATGACCAATACACCCGCGCTGGCCGGCGCCGCGATCTCGGCGATCTCGCCGGGCGCGCACGCCACCGACGAGCACGTGACGCTGGCCGAGGAGCTGTTCCGGCCGCTCGGCGCCGTGCTCCGGGTGCCGGAGAATCAGCAGGACGCGGTCACCGCGGTCTCCGGCTCCGGGCCCGCGTACGTCTTCCTGTTCGTCGAGGCGATGATCGAGGCCGGCGTGCACCTCGGGCTGCCCCGGCGCACCGCGCGCGAGTTGGCCGTGCAGACCGCACTCGGCTCCGCCACCATGCTGCGCGACTCCGGTGAGCATCCGGTCACGCTGCGCGAGGCGGTCACCTCCCCGGCCGGCACCACCGCGGCCGCGCTGGCCGAACTGGAGCGGCATGGACTGCGTGCCGCCGTGCTGGATGCTCTTGCCGCCGCACGCGATCGGGCGATCGCTCTCGCGGCGCAAAACACCTGA
- a CDS encoding 6-phosphofructokinase, with translation MRIGVLTGGGDCPGLNAVIRGVVRKGVTVYGHEFVGFRDGWKGPLEGLTMPLGIPQVRGILPRGGTILGSSRTNLFKIENGVERVKENLANLGVDALIAIGGEDTLGVATKLADLGVNVVGVPKTIDNDLNGTDYTFGFDTAVNIAMEAIDRLHTTAESHHRTLIVEVMGRHAGWIALHAGLAGGANVILLPEREFDVDQVAAYVEKRFQHEYAPIVVVAEGAQPLEGQMVLQNQELDSFGHVRLGGIGQWLAEQLAAKTGKEARTVVLGHIQRGGTPTAFDRVLSTRFGLQAIDAVNDGDFGKMVALRGTDIVRIPLIEGTGELKTVPLERYTEAEVFFGS, from the coding sequence ATGCGTATCGGCGTGCTCACCGGCGGCGGAGACTGCCCTGGTCTGAACGCGGTCATCCGCGGCGTGGTCCGTAAGGGTGTCACGGTCTACGGCCACGAGTTCGTGGGTTTCCGCGACGGTTGGAAGGGCCCGCTCGAGGGTCTGACCATGCCGCTCGGCATCCCGCAGGTCCGCGGCATCCTGCCGCGCGGCGGCACCATCCTCGGCTCCTCCCGGACCAACCTGTTCAAGATCGAGAACGGCGTCGAGCGGGTCAAGGAGAACCTGGCCAACCTCGGCGTCGACGCGCTGATCGCGATCGGCGGCGAGGACACGCTGGGTGTGGCCACCAAGCTCGCCGACCTGGGCGTCAACGTCGTCGGCGTGCCGAAGACGATCGACAACGACCTGAACGGCACGGACTACACGTTCGGCTTCGACACCGCGGTGAACATCGCGATGGAGGCGATCGACCGGCTGCACACCACCGCCGAGAGCCACCACCGCACGCTGATCGTCGAGGTCATGGGCCGCCACGCGGGCTGGATCGCGCTGCACGCCGGCCTCGCCGGTGGCGCCAACGTCATCCTGCTGCCGGAGCGCGAGTTCGACGTCGACCAGGTCGCGGCGTACGTGGAGAAGCGGTTCCAGCACGAGTACGCGCCGATCGTGGTCGTCGCCGAGGGCGCGCAGCCGCTGGAGGGCCAGATGGTCCTGCAGAACCAGGAGCTGGACAGCTTCGGCCACGTCCGCCTCGGCGGCATCGGCCAGTGGCTCGCCGAGCAGCTGGCGGCGAAGACCGGCAAGGAGGCCCGCACGGTCGTGCTGGGCCACATCCAGCGCGGTGGCACGCCGACCGCGTTCGACCGGGTGCTCTCCACCCGCTTCGGCCTGCAGGCGATCGACGCGGTCAACGACGGCGACTTCGGCAAGATGGTCGCGCTGCGCGGCACCGACATCGTGCGCATCCCGCTGATCGAGGGCACCGGCGAGCTCAAGACCGTGCCGCTGGAGCGGTACACCGAGGCCGAGGTCTTCTTCGGCAGCTGA
- a CDS encoding polyadenylate-specific 3'-exoribonuclease AS, which produces MTYRYFYDCEFIEDGRTIDLVSIGVVDEYGREFYAISTEFDGTRATPWVRRNVLDRLPSPGDPAWRSRERIRDELYEFLVEPIRGRTGEQLDLWAWFAAYDHVVLAQLWGAMPALPRAIPRFTKDLRQLWDDKGRPPLPDAEADRHDALVDARHNLARWKAMTGPGT; this is translated from the coding sequence ATGACATACCGCTACTTCTATGACTGTGAGTTCATCGAGGATGGTCGAACGATCGACCTGGTCTCGATCGGCGTGGTGGACGAGTACGGCCGGGAGTTCTACGCGATCTCCACGGAGTTCGACGGTACGCGTGCCACGCCCTGGGTGCGCCGCAATGTCCTCGACCGCCTCCCCTCTCCGGGTGATCCCGCGTGGCGGTCGCGCGAGCGAATCCGCGACGAGCTGTACGAGTTCCTGGTCGAGCCGATCCGTGGCCGCACCGGCGAGCAGCTCGACCTGTGGGCCTGGTTCGCCGCGTACGACCACGTGGTGCTCGCGCAGCTCTGGGGCGCGATGCCGGCACTGCCCCGGGCGATCCCGCGGTTCACCAAGGACCTGCGCCAACTCTGGGACGACAAGGGCCGCCCGCCGCTGCCCGACGCCGAGGCCGACCGGCACGACGCGCTGGTCGACGCGCGGCACAACCTGGCCCGCTGGAAGGCCATGACGGGGCCCGGGACGTGA
- a CDS encoding carboxylate--amine ligase/circularly permuted type 2 ATP-grasp protein has protein sequence MVDTPQDATTLAPKDPKPGPAALTLGVEEEFHVIDLDTRELVPRAGELLDRLPPDSFTAELQRSVVETNTAVSRTLDDLREDIVRLRRLAVGVADAAGLGIAAAGTVPLLNGEDLAITPTTRFRHMLDEYQMLAREQLICGAQVHVGIDDRDVAVAVAQRVQPVLPSLLALSASSPYWMGQDSGYASVRSLVWQRWPTAGDPGLVTSAADHDALVRELIATETISDPAMIYFDVRPSAHVPTVELRITDASSDVETVVLLAGLFRAVVRREIDRVRAGEAYTPARPPVLRAALWRAARSGLEGDLIDLPRGPKPVPAAEALRRLTADLRPFLEEAGDWDQVTDLLERALRRSSAAARQRRAYTRRGRLADVVDLILAETRGGETPREAAGPSGRRLADYASAADEMFPDTGPPEAYRGIVGALDQIGAQELRQREQLRDEEQRARGVTFSVAGEASTRLFPFDLVPRLVDAPDWAALRAGLTQRARALDAFLRDVYDERWVVKDGVIPAWVVDGAPGLKPTGALMRRQATRVQVAGMDLVRDRQTGWHVLEDNLRVPSGIGYAIQNRRLTLSVLPELPLPDNLLPVDDTPAMLRRALVAAAPPAAGDEPSIVVLSRGSDDSAWFEHRLLALEMGVPAAVSTDLLVADGTVFLVQQGRRQRVDVIYLRMDEDELLHAPGADGMPLGWPLLSAVHTGRLAVANALGNGVGDDKAVYAYVPKFIEYYLSEKPLLADVPTYLGGVPEQREEILRRLGELVVKPVDGYGGDRVVIGPYASEAELTALRSQVTAAPHRWIAQEVVSLSTHPVFDGERLTPRHVDLRAFVFLGDGAEVASAALTRVAPADSMIVNSSRGGGAKDTWLLG, from the coding sequence ATGGTCGATACTCCGCAAGACGCGACGACGCTCGCCCCGAAGGACCCGAAGCCGGGTCCGGCCGCGCTCACGCTGGGGGTGGAGGAGGAGTTCCACGTCATCGACCTGGACACCCGGGAGCTGGTGCCACGCGCCGGTGAGCTGCTGGACCGGCTGCCACCGGACTCGTTCACGGCCGAGTTACAGCGCTCCGTGGTGGAGACGAACACCGCGGTCAGCCGCACGCTCGACGATCTCCGGGAGGACATCGTCCGGCTGCGGCGGCTGGCGGTCGGCGTGGCGGACGCGGCCGGACTGGGCATCGCCGCGGCCGGCACCGTGCCGCTGCTCAACGGCGAGGACCTGGCCATCACGCCCACCACCCGGTTCCGGCACATGCTGGACGAGTACCAGATGCTGGCGCGCGAGCAGCTGATCTGCGGCGCGCAGGTGCACGTCGGCATCGACGACCGGGACGTGGCGGTGGCGGTGGCCCAGCGGGTGCAGCCGGTGCTGCCCTCGCTGCTCGCGCTCTCCGCCAGCTCGCCGTACTGGATGGGCCAGGACAGCGGGTACGCCAGCGTGCGCTCGCTGGTCTGGCAGCGCTGGCCCACCGCCGGCGACCCCGGCCTGGTGACCAGTGCCGCCGACCACGACGCGCTGGTCCGCGAGCTGATCGCCACGGAGACGATCAGCGACCCCGCGATGATCTACTTCGACGTCCGGCCGTCCGCGCACGTGCCCACGGTGGAGCTGCGCATCACGGACGCCAGCTCGGACGTGGAGACCGTGGTGCTGCTGGCCGGGCTGTTCCGGGCCGTGGTCCGGCGCGAGATCGACCGGGTTCGGGCGGGCGAGGCGTACACGCCGGCCCGCCCGCCGGTGCTGCGCGCCGCGCTGTGGCGGGCCGCGCGCTCCGGCCTGGAGGGCGACCTGATCGACCTGCCGCGCGGGCCGAAGCCGGTGCCCGCGGCCGAGGCGCTGCGCCGGCTCACCGCGGACCTGCGCCCGTTCCTGGAGGAGGCCGGCGACTGGGATCAGGTCACCGACCTGCTGGAACGCGCGTTGCGGCGGAGCAGCGCGGCGGCCCGGCAGCGGCGTGCGTACACCCGCCGGGGCCGGCTGGCCGACGTGGTGGACCTGATCCTGGCGGAGACGCGCGGCGGCGAGACGCCCCGGGAGGCGGCGGGGCCGTCCGGGCGGCGGCTGGCCGACTACGCCAGCGCGGCCGACGAGATGTTCCCGGACACCGGGCCGCCGGAGGCGTACCGCGGGATCGTCGGCGCTTTGGACCAGATCGGCGCGCAGGAGCTGCGTCAGCGCGAGCAGTTGCGCGACGAGGAGCAGCGGGCGCGCGGCGTCACGTTCAGCGTGGCCGGCGAGGCGAGCACCCGGCTGTTCCCGTTCGACCTGGTGCCGCGGCTGGTCGACGCGCCCGACTGGGCCGCGCTGCGCGCCGGGCTCACCCAGCGGGCCCGCGCGCTGGACGCGTTCCTGCGCGACGTCTACGACGAGCGGTGGGTGGTCAAGGACGGCGTGATCCCGGCCTGGGTGGTGGACGGCGCGCCCGGGCTCAAGCCGACCGGCGCGCTGATGCGGCGGCAGGCCACCCGCGTGCAGGTGGCCGGCATGGACCTGGTCCGCGACCGGCAGACCGGCTGGCACGTGCTGGAGGACAACCTGCGCGTGCCGTCCGGCATCGGGTATGCGATCCAGAACCGCCGCCTGACGCTGTCCGTACTGCCGGAGCTGCCGCTGCCGGACAACCTGCTGCCGGTGGACGACACGCCCGCGATGCTGCGCCGCGCGCTGGTCGCGGCCGCGCCGCCGGCGGCCGGGGACGAGCCGTCGATCGTGGTACTGAGCCGCGGCAGCGACGACTCGGCCTGGTTCGAGCACCGGCTGCTCGCGCTGGAGATGGGCGTGCCCGCCGCGGTGAGCACGGACCTGCTGGTCGCGGACGGCACGGTCTTCCTGGTCCAGCAGGGCCGGCGGCAGCGGGTGGACGTGATCTACCTGCGGATGGACGAGGACGAACTGCTGCACGCGCCGGGCGCGGACGGCATGCCGCTGGGCTGGCCGCTGCTGTCCGCGGTGCACACCGGGCGGCTCGCGGTGGCGAACGCGCTGGGCAACGGCGTCGGGGACGACAAGGCGGTCTACGCGTACGTGCCGAAGTTCATCGAGTACTACCTGAGCGAGAAGCCGCTGCTCGCGGACGTGCCCACCTACCTCGGCGGCGTGCCGGAGCAGCGCGAGGAGATCCTGCGCCGGCTCGGCGAGCTGGTGGTCAAGCCGGTCGACGGGTACGGCGGCGACCGCGTCGTGATCGGCCCGTACGCGTCCGAGGCCGAGCTCACCGCGCTGCGCAGCCAGGTCACGGCCGCGCCGCACCGGTGGATCGCCCAGGAGGTGGTCTCGCTCTCCACCCACCCGGTCTTCGACGGCGAGCGGCTCACGCCGCGGCACGTGGACCTGCGCGCGTTCGTCTTCCTGGGCGACGGCGCGGAGGTCGCCTCGGCGGCGCTGACCCGCGTGGCACCGGCGGACAGCATGATCGTCAACTCGTCGCGCGGCGGCGGCGCCAAGGACACCTGGCTCCTCGGATAA
- a CDS encoding N-acetylglutaminylglutamine amidotransferase, producing MCGIGGEFRFDGTAPDPEAVRRMLPCLASRGPDGEGLWTEGPAALGHRRLAIIDLSAEGAQPMVDDELGLAMVFNGCVYNYRELREELSAAGYRFRSTSDTEVIMKAYHRWGVRCVERFYGMFAFAIVERGSGTLVLGRDRLGIKPLYYAETPHGLRFSSTLPALLAAGGVDTELDPVALHHYMTFHSVVPAPRTILRGVRKLPPATVRVITADGRHTDTVYWRPSHTRTSVLTPEEWQGELMTRLRTAVARRMVADVPVGVLLSGGLDSSLIVSLLAEQGQTGLTTFSIGFESAGGESGDEFAYSDLMASRFGTSHHKIMIGADRFLPAVHDAIGAMSEPMVSHDCVAFFLLSQEVARHIKVVQSGQGADEILAGYDWYPPLAGVPRADAAEAYARVFFDRRHDALRDQLSPEWALDRDASFEFVAAHFAAPGADTALDAALRLDSTVMLVDDPVKRVDNMTMAWGLEARVPFLDHEVVELAAAMPPEIKLAAGGKGVLKAAARGVVPDEVIDRTKGYFPVPAIRHLSGPLLDDVRDALSSSAARRRGLFRKEYVTDLLDAPNATRTTLGSNALWQLGLLELWLQRIGV from the coding sequence ATGTGCGGAATAGGTGGCGAGTTCAGGTTCGACGGCACGGCGCCGGACCCGGAGGCGGTCCGGCGCATGCTGCCGTGCCTGGCGTCCCGGGGCCCGGACGGCGAGGGGCTCTGGACCGAGGGACCGGCCGCGCTCGGCCACCGCCGCCTGGCCATCATCGACCTGTCCGCCGAGGGCGCGCAGCCCATGGTCGACGACGAGCTCGGCCTGGCCATGGTCTTCAACGGCTGCGTCTACAACTACCGCGAGCTGCGCGAGGAGCTGTCCGCGGCCGGCTACCGGTTCCGCTCCACCTCGGACACCGAGGTGATCATGAAGGCGTACCACCGGTGGGGCGTGCGCTGCGTCGAGCGCTTCTACGGCATGTTCGCGTTCGCCATCGTGGAGCGCGGGTCCGGCACGCTGGTGCTCGGGCGCGACCGGCTCGGGATCAAGCCGCTCTACTACGCGGAGACCCCGCACGGGCTCCGGTTCTCCTCCACGCTGCCCGCGCTGCTCGCGGCCGGCGGCGTGGACACCGAGCTGGACCCGGTCGCGCTGCACCACTACATGACGTTCCACTCCGTGGTCCCGGCGCCGAGGACCATCCTGCGCGGCGTCCGGAAGCTGCCGCCGGCCACGGTCCGGGTGATCACCGCGGACGGCCGGCACACGGACACGGTCTACTGGCGGCCGTCGCACACCCGGACCTCGGTGCTCACGCCGGAGGAGTGGCAGGGCGAGCTGATGACCCGGCTGCGCACCGCGGTCGCCCGGCGCATGGTCGCGGACGTGCCGGTCGGCGTGCTGCTCTCCGGCGGGCTGGACTCCAGCCTGATCGTGTCGCTGCTGGCCGAGCAGGGCCAGACCGGGCTGACCACGTTCAGCATCGGCTTCGAGTCGGCCGGCGGCGAGAGCGGCGACGAGTTCGCGTACTCCGACCTGATGGCGTCCCGGTTCGGCACCTCGCACCACAAGATCATGATCGGGGCGGACCGGTTCCTGCCCGCGGTGCACGACGCGATCGGCGCCATGAGCGAGCCGATGGTCAGCCACGACTGCGTGGCGTTCTTCCTGCTCAGCCAGGAGGTCGCGCGGCACATCAAGGTGGTGCAGTCCGGGCAGGGCGCGGACGAGATCCTGGCCGGGTACGACTGGTACCCGCCGCTGGCCGGCGTGCCGCGCGCGGACGCGGCCGAGGCGTACGCGCGGGTGTTCTTCGACCGCCGCCACGACGCGCTCCGCGACCAGCTCTCCCCCGAGTGGGCGCTCGACCGGGACGCCTCGTTCGAGTTCGTCGCCGCACACTTCGCCGCACCCGGCGCGGACACCGCGCTGGACGCCGCGCTGCGTCTGGACAGCACGGTCATGCTGGTCGACGACCCGGTCAAACGCGTCGACAACATGACTATGGCGTGGGGCCTGGAGGCCCGCGTACCCTTCCTGGATCACGAGGTGGTCGAGCTCGCGGCCGCCATGCCCCCGGAGATCAAACTCGCGGCCGGCGGCAAGGGCGTGCTCAAGGCCGCGGCCCGGGGCGTGGTGCCGGACGAGGTGATCGATCGGACCAAGGGCTACTTCCCGGTGCCGGCGATCCGCCACCTCTCGGGCCCCCTGCTCGACGACGTGCGGGACGCCCTGTCCTCGTCGGCCGCCCGCCGGCGCGGACTCTTCCGCAAGGAGTACGTGACCGACCTCCTGGACGCGCCGAACGCGACCCGGACGACGCTCGGCTCCAACGCACTGTGGCAACTGGGATTGCTGGAGCTGTGGCTCCAGCGGATCGGGGTGTAG
- a CDS encoding S9 family peptidase yields MTAELGGAATLPGPAVPTLAVPPPGGPAPTPPGWSPATCASWSPSPAPDGGRVAYVSDLSGAPRAWVRDAREVGAAPVPLPTGEEPVTRVTWSPDGSWLVYLVAPGGAPRTEAWAIRPDGTDNHQIAGFGGTTVLLGDWIPGTSRLAVTETGTTACALVLDLATGARRTLVEGDLLCLLDVTADESRALLRRGPRGARWLEVLDTGTGKSEPLPLAGGNTDRGWFADGGATVLARTDAGSDLATLVAVTGGDVLELARRPDAELEDFAPTQDRRTVALLWNRYGGVSELGLLDLESREQRALPPPAGDVFDGCAFAADGGLLALVVQSAIQPRTIWLIDPALGEGRALGDDPTAPATPVPGEPSWPVVIAPQLCDLRSGDGLAISGWLYRPDDDHDGPWPTVISLHGGPEAQERPGHNPLFQALLARGLAVFAPNVRGSSGFGRSFVDADNRAGRYGAIADVAACVEYLVSSGVADPARIGCIGRSYGGYLTLTALVTFPELFAAGVSECGMSDFATFYERTEPWIAAAAVSKYGHPEHDRELLRDLSPLHRMDRLTAPLLLVHGANDTNVPVYESEQVLEALRGRDVPHDYLLLPGEGHDFLARSSRQTAITATARWLATHLASRG; encoded by the coding sequence ATGACCGCTGAGCTCGGGGGCGCGGCGACGCTGCCCGGACCCGCCGTTCCCACGTTGGCCGTGCCGCCGCCCGGCGGCCCCGCGCCGACGCCGCCCGGATGGTCCCCGGCGACCTGCGCCAGTTGGTCACCGAGCCCGGCGCCGGACGGCGGCCGGGTGGCGTACGTCTCCGATCTCAGCGGTGCGCCACGCGCCTGGGTGCGGGATGCCCGGGAGGTCGGCGCGGCCCCGGTGCCGCTGCCCACCGGCGAGGAGCCGGTCACCCGCGTCACCTGGTCGCCGGACGGCAGCTGGCTCGTCTACCTGGTCGCGCCGGGCGGTGCGCCGCGCACCGAGGCGTGGGCGATCCGCCCGGACGGGACGGACAACCACCAGATCGCCGGATTCGGCGGTACGACCGTGCTGCTCGGCGACTGGATCCCGGGCACCTCGCGGCTGGCCGTCACCGAGACCGGCACGACCGCGTGCGCGTTGGTGCTGGACCTCGCCACCGGCGCGCGCCGGACGCTGGTCGAGGGCGACCTGCTCTGCCTGCTGGACGTCACCGCGGACGAGTCGCGCGCGCTGCTGCGGCGCGGCCCGCGCGGCGCCCGGTGGCTGGAGGTGCTGGACACCGGCACCGGCAAGAGCGAGCCGCTGCCGCTGGCCGGCGGCAACACCGACCGCGGATGGTTCGCCGACGGCGGCGCGACCGTGCTGGCCCGTACCGACGCGGGGTCGGATCTGGCCACGCTCGTGGCGGTGACCGGCGGCGACGTGCTGGAGCTGGCCCGCCGCCCGGACGCGGAGCTGGAGGACTTCGCGCCCACCCAGGACCGGCGCACGGTCGCGCTGCTCTGGAACCGGTACGGCGGCGTGAGCGAGCTGGGCCTGCTGGACCTGGAGTCGCGCGAGCAGCGCGCGCTGCCGCCGCCCGCGGGTGACGTCTTCGACGGCTGCGCGTTCGCCGCGGACGGCGGCCTGCTGGCGCTGGTGGTGCAGAGCGCGATCCAGCCCAGGACGATCTGGCTGATCGACCCGGCGCTGGGCGAGGGACGCGCGCTCGGCGACGACCCGACCGCGCCGGCCACGCCGGTGCCGGGCGAGCCGAGCTGGCCGGTGGTGATCGCGCCGCAGCTGTGCGACCTGCGCTCCGGCGACGGGCTGGCGATCTCCGGCTGGCTCTACCGGCCGGACGACGACCACGACGGGCCGTGGCCGACCGTGATCAGCCTGCACGGCGGGCCGGAGGCGCAGGAGCGGCCGGGGCACAACCCGCTGTTCCAGGCCCTGCTGGCGCGCGGGCTGGCCGTGTTCGCGCCGAACGTGCGTGGCTCGTCCGGCTTCGGGCGCAGCTTCGTCGACGCGGACAACCGGGCCGGACGGTACGGCGCGATCGCGGACGTGGCCGCCTGCGTGGAGTACCTGGTGAGCAGCGGCGTCGCGGACCCCGCCCGGATCGGGTGCATCGGCCGGTCGTACGGCGGGTACCTCACGCTGACCGCGCTGGTGACGTTCCCCGAGCTGTTCGCGGCCGGGGTGAGCGAGTGCGGCATGTCCGACTTCGCCACCTTCTACGAGCGCACCGAGCCGTGGATCGCGGCCGCCGCGGTCAGCAAGTACGGACACCCCGAGCACGACCGCGAGCTGCTGCGCGACCTGTCACCGCTGCACCGGATGGACCGGCTGACCGCGCCGCTGCTGCTGGTGCACGGCGCGAACGACACCAACGTGCCGGTGTACGAGTCCGAGCAGGTGCTGGAGGCGCTGCGCGGGCGGGACGTGCCGCACGACTACCTGCTGCTGCCCGGGGAGGGCCACGACTTCCTGGCCCGCTCCTCCCGGCAGACCGCGATCACCGCGACGGCCCGGTGGCTGGCGACGCACCTGGCGTCCCGCGGCTGA
- a CDS encoding phosphotransferase, producing the protein MEDVRSICRGVHASRWELTAAGRRYTATLVPAAARAALEAGLAALDRLGASGIAAGAAERTLQGGLHTETGTGLLALCRRAEGRPLDPADPVDARWWGAVLGTAHRALDEFFHPGLQANASWHGLDPDAPHLSAETRDAVARAVAAVTRLCVTDRLTYGVLHRDPWAPLFLIDPATGRTGLLGWGPAGTGPLVYDLAAAVLAADGAEAEAELVDAYARAGPVPRDEIEAALPVLIELRRAALAARRPVSRGTPGASPATGPSR; encoded by the coding sequence GTGGAGGACGTCCGGTCGATCTGCCGCGGCGTGCACGCGAGCCGCTGGGAGCTGACCGCCGCCGGCCGCCGCTACACCGCCACGCTGGTCCCGGCCGCGGCCCGGGCGGCACTGGAGGCGGGTCTGGCCGCGCTGGACCGGCTGGGGGCGAGCGGCATAGCGGCCGGTGCCGCGGAGCGCACGCTGCAGGGCGGCCTGCACACGGAGACCGGGACCGGCCTGCTGGCGCTGTGCCGCCGCGCCGAGGGCCGCCCGCTGGACCCGGCCGACCCGGTCGACGCGCGCTGGTGGGGCGCGGTGCTCGGCACCGCGCACCGCGCGCTGGACGAGTTCTTCCACCCGGGCCTGCAGGCGAACGCGAGCTGGCACGGCCTGGACCCGGACGCGCCGCACCTGTCCGCGGAGACTCGGGACGCGGTGGCCCGCGCGGTCGCGGCCGTCACCCGATTGTGTGTCACCGACCGGCTCACCTACGGCGTGTTGCACCGCGACCCGTGGGCGCCGCTGTTCCTGATCGACCCGGCGACCGGCCGGACCGGCCTGCTCGGCTGGGGCCCGGCCGGCACCGGCCCGCTCGTCTACGACCTGGCCGCCGCGGTGCTGGCCGCGGACGGCGCGGAGGCCGAGGCGGAGCTGGTCGACGCGTACGCGCGGGCCGGCCCGGTACCGCGCGACGAGATAGAGGCCGCGCTGCCGGTGCTGATCGAGCTGCGCCGGGCCGCGCTGGCCGCCCGCCGCCCGGTCAGCCGCGGGACGCCAGGTGCGTCGCCAGCCACCGGGCCGTCGCGGTGA